Proteins encoded within one genomic window of bacterium:
- a CDS encoding sugar phosphate isomerase/epimerase, with the protein MRISILSDEISVDPVAACELAADWGLKHLEFRLWMTTRAPSGMSEGDMKRVRQVADGFGLDFPSVSPGLFKIKLDDPAYAAHCGDFQQQCYDLAEALGAGIVVLFPPICGDYAQWENWPARIVDDLRQAAENAAQRGLVLALENEPICYGGSGPALAKLVGEIGHPNLKANWDPGNHCHATGQDFRVGYEALKPVHLHTHVKDYRPGTNHAIVPGDGDVDWLGQLQALQADGYQGLLVLETHFQPKIAGSRNCVERLRELLAQIGEGAE; encoded by the coding sequence ATGCGCATTTCCATTCTGTCTGATGAGATCTCGGTGGACCCCGTCGCCGCTTGCGAGTTGGCGGCCGATTGGGGCCTGAAGCACCTGGAGTTCCGGCTGTGGATGACCACCCGCGCGCCGAGTGGGATGAGCGAGGGGGACATGAAGCGGGTGCGGCAGGTCGCCGACGGCTTCGGGCTGGACTTCCCCTCCGTGTCGCCCGGGCTCTTCAAGATCAAGCTCGACGATCCGGCCTATGCAGCGCACTGCGGGGACTTCCAGCAGCAGTGCTACGACCTGGCCGAGGCGCTCGGAGCCGGGATCGTGGTGCTCTTCCCGCCGATCTGCGGCGACTATGCCCAGTGGGAGAACTGGCCGGCGCGCATCGTGGACGACCTGCGCCAGGCGGCCGAGAACGCCGCGCAGCGCGGGCTGGTGCTGGCCCTGGAGAACGAACCGATCTGCTACGGCGGCAGCGGCCCGGCCCTGGCGAAGCTGGTCGGGGAGATCGGCCACCCGAACCTGAAGGCCAACTGGGACCCCGGCAACCACTGCCATGCCACCGGGCAGGACTTCCGGGTGGGCTACGAGGCCCTCAAGCCCGTGCACCTGCATACCCATGTGAAGGACTACCGGCCCGGCACGAACCACGCGATCGTGCCCGGGGACGGCGACGTGGACTGGCTGGGCCAGTTGCAGGCGCTGCAGGCCGATGGCTACCAGGGGCTGCTGGTGCTGGAGACACACTTCCAGCCGAAGATCGCGGGGAGCCGGAACTGCGTGGAGCGGCTGCGGGAGCTGCTGGCGCAGATCGGCGAGGGGGCGGAGTAG
- a CDS encoding class I SAM-dependent methyltransferase — MPDPADLTRPGQGEFDAVAQYYDHLMRTVPYAGWVDYVEAILRRWKAHPNTVLDLACGTGRVGSELLRRGYDVVGADLSEPMARECSRQAPPLAAVATDARCLALADDTFDLVVCLYDSLNYILEPDDFRQAMAEAHRVLRSDGLFVFDMNTIRALSTAMFTQASRTGPDPLHYDWQANWDPWTRICRVEMWFGYHADGEVREFRETHYQRAYTNREIVGALEAAGFRRHKSYDAYRFTPVTPWSDRAYYVARKE; from the coding sequence TTGCCCGACCCGGCCGACCTCACCCGCCCCGGACAGGGCGAGTTCGACGCAGTAGCACAGTACTATGACCACCTGATGCGGACGGTGCCGTATGCGGGCTGGGTGGACTATGTCGAGGCGATCCTGCGGCGCTGGAAGGCCCACCCGAACACGGTGCTGGACCTGGCCTGTGGCACGGGACGGGTGGGGAGCGAGCTGCTGCGCCGGGGCTATGACGTCGTCGGGGCGGACCTGTCTGAGCCGATGGCGCGGGAGTGCAGCCGCCAGGCCCCGCCGCTGGCCGCCGTAGCCACTGACGCCCGTTGCCTGGCCCTCGCCGATGATACCTTCGACCTCGTCGTCTGCCTCTATGACAGCCTCAACTACATCCTGGAGCCGGACGACTTCCGCCAGGCCATGGCGGAGGCCCATCGGGTGCTGCGCAGCGACGGGCTGTTCGTCTTTGACATGAACACGATCCGCGCCCTGTCCACGGCAATGTTCACCCAGGCGAGCAGGACTGGCCCGGACCCGCTGCACTACGACTGGCAGGCCAACTGGGACCCGTGGACGCGCATCTGCCGGGTGGAGATGTGGTTCGGCTACCATGCCGATGGGGAGGTGCGCGAGTTCCGCGAGACGCACTACCAGCGCGCCTACACCAACCGGGAGATCGTGGGGGCGCTCGAGGCGGCCGGGTTCCGCCGCCACAAGTCGTATGACGCCTATCGCTTCACGCCGGTGACGCCGTGGAGCGACCGGGCCTACTATGTCGCGCGCAAGGAGTGA
- a CDS encoding GHMP kinase: protein MSLSWRQAEEIIAAERGRFLSPRAPIHVARAPARLDVMGGIADYSGSLVLEGTLARAAYAAVQPRRDGKLRAMSVGVTEAQPVEISLDDLLTRGRPKSYPQVRKLFGGAARWAGYVLGTLHVLQREGVVAQWPHGLNLLLLSDIPIGAGVASSAAIEVAAMVAVTAAYGVALEPLRLAQLCQMVENRVVGAPCGIMDQVTSALGQTNRLLALCCQPCEVEGLHRVPEGYQFVGINSAVKHSVGGTAYGRVRCAAFMGYRIMEDLLPAGDYGGFWCRATAAEFAAIEAELPVEMVGREFLARYGRTRDAVTAVQPDMAYPVRQASRHPVLENARVRRFVQLLGRGDEGAMRAAGKLMLESHASYSACGLGADETDLLVRLVRERGAEAGLLGAKITGGGSGGTVAVLIRNEARPLLRDITREYRRRTGLSPLLLTGSTAGAARWGTRTI from the coding sequence ATGTCCCTGTCCTGGCGCCAGGCTGAAGAGATCATCGCCGCGGAGCGCGGGCGGTTCCTGTCACCCCGCGCGCCCATCCACGTCGCGCGCGCCCCGGCGCGGCTGGATGTGATGGGGGGCATCGCGGACTATTCGGGCTCGCTGGTGCTCGAGGGGACGCTGGCGCGGGCGGCCTATGCGGCCGTCCAGCCACGCCGCGACGGCAAGCTGCGGGCCATGAGCGTCGGCGTGACCGAAGCGCAGCCGGTCGAGATCAGCCTGGACGATCTGCTGACCCGCGGCCGGCCCAAGAGCTACCCGCAGGTGCGGAAGCTGTTCGGCGGGGCGGCGCGCTGGGCCGGCTATGTGCTGGGGACGCTGCACGTCCTGCAGCGCGAGGGCGTGGTAGCGCAGTGGCCGCATGGGCTGAACCTGCTGCTCCTCAGCGACATCCCCATCGGCGCGGGCGTGGCCTCATCGGCGGCCATCGAGGTGGCTGCGATGGTCGCCGTCACGGCGGCGTACGGTGTGGCCCTGGAGCCACTGCGCCTGGCGCAGCTCTGCCAGATGGTCGAGAACCGGGTTGTGGGTGCGCCGTGCGGGATCATGGATCAGGTCACCTCGGCGCTCGGACAGACCAACCGCCTGCTGGCGCTGTGCTGCCAGCCGTGCGAGGTCGAGGGCCTGCACCGGGTGCCGGAGGGCTACCAGTTCGTCGGGATCAACTCGGCAGTGAAGCACTCGGTGGGCGGAACGGCCTATGGCCGCGTCCGCTGCGCGGCCTTCATGGGCTACCGGATCATGGAAGACCTGCTCCCGGCAGGCGACTACGGGGGCTTCTGGTGCCGCGCCACTGCAGCGGAGTTCGCCGCGATCGAGGCGGAGCTACCGGTGGAGATGGTGGGGCGCGAGTTCCTCGCGCGCTATGGCCGCACGCGCGATGCCGTCACGGCCGTGCAGCCAGACATGGCGTACCCGGTGCGGCAGGCCTCGCGCCACCCGGTGCTGGAGAACGCCCGCGTCCGGCGCTTTGTGCAGTTGCTCGGCCGTGGCGATGAAGGCGCGATGCGGGCGGCGGGGAAGCTGATGCTCGAGTCACATGCCAGCTACTCGGCCTGCGGGCTGGGAGCGGACGAGACCGACCTGCTGGTCCGCCTCGTGCGCGAACGCGGCGCCGAGGCCGGGCTGCTGGGGGCGAAGATCACCGGCGGTGGCTCGGGCGGCACCGTGGCCGTGCTGATCCGCAACGAGGCCCGCCCGCTGCTGCGCGACATCACGCGCGAGTACCGCCGGCGCACCGGCCTCTCCCCCCTTCTGCTGACCGGCTCGACCGCCGGGGCGGCCCGGTGGGGGACGCGCACCATCTGA